A window of Methanomassiliicoccus sp. contains these coding sequences:
- a CDS encoding 50S ribosomal protein L11: protein MADTVEVLVEGGRATPGQPLGPALGPLGVNIPKIVAEINNKTRAFDGMKVPVKIIIDSKTKDFEIKVGTPPTSSLITKELGVEKGSGSSKTNKVGNLSIAQAIKIAQMKGDSLMGKDLKMKVLEVVGTCTSMGVTIEGLDSKAARTEILAGKFDQQLTE, encoded by the coding sequence ATGGCAGATACAGTGGAAGTACTAGTGGAAGGTGGCAGGGCTACCCCCGGCCAGCCGCTCGGACCGGCCCTCGGCCCCCTCGGTGTGAACATCCCCAAGATCGTGGCGGAGATCAACAACAAGACCAGGGCCTTCGATGGAATGAAGGTCCCCGTTAAGATCATCATCGACTCCAAGACCAAGGATTTCGAGATCAAGGTGGGAACGCCCCCGACGTCCTCTCTCATCACCAAGGAACTGGGAGTGGAGAAGGGGAGCGGTTCCTCCAAAACCAACAAGGTCGGTAACCTCAGCATCGCTCAGGCCATAAAGATCGCTCAGATGAAGGGCGATTCCCTGATGGGGAAGGACCTGAAGATGAAGGTCCTGGAGGTCGTGGGAACCTGCACCTCAATGGGCGTCACCATCGAGGGATTGGATTCCAAGGCAGCCCGCACCGAGATACTGGCCGGTAAGTTCGACCAGCAGCTCACCGAGTGA
- a CDS encoding 50S ribosomal protein L1, which yields MVEKTTLAAVKKALESSPKRNFKETVDLAINLRDVDLSVPKNRIQEDVVLPHGRGKALRVCVIGGAELAAKARDVADMVITPDELGKIADDKKQAKKVASQVDYFIAEAPLMPQIGKRLGIVLAPRGKMPKPIPPGADPRPIIENLRKSVSVRSKDRKTFQAPVGTVDMAPEQIAENVDAILKRVIGKLEKGKMNIDSAYVKTTMGPSERLL from the coding sequence TTGGTAGAGAAGACAACCCTAGCGGCCGTCAAGAAGGCCCTTGAGTCCTCCCCCAAGAGGAACTTCAAGGAGACCGTTGATCTGGCCATCAACCTCAGGGATGTGGACCTGTCTGTTCCCAAGAACAGGATACAGGAAGACGTTGTTCTGCCACATGGAAGGGGGAAGGCGCTTAGGGTCTGCGTCATCGGAGGCGCCGAACTGGCCGCGAAGGCCAGGGACGTCGCCGACATGGTGATCACTCCGGACGAACTGGGGAAGATCGCAGATGACAAGAAGCAGGCCAAGAAGGTCGCCTCTCAGGTCGATTATTTCATCGCCGAGGCCCCCTTGATGCCCCAGATCGGTAAGAGATTGGGTATAGTCCTCGCGCCGAGAGGAAAGATGCCCAAGCCCATACCCCCAGGGGCTGACCCCAGGCCCATTATCGAGAACCTGCGCAAGTCGGTCTCGGTCCGTTCCAAGGACCGCAAGACGTTCCAGGCTCCCGTAGGCACGGTGGACATGGCCCCCGAGCAGATCGCAGAGAACGTCGATGCCATCCTCAAGAGGGTAATCGGCAAGTTGGAGAAAGGAAAGATGAACATTGACTCGGCCTATGTCAAGACGACCATGGGTCCGTCGGAGAGACTGCTCTAG
- a CDS encoding 50S ribosomal protein L10 → MAHVASWKKEKVKELADVMVKNPVVAIVDIYGIPSPQMQDMRHGMRKFANVMMTRNNLLLIAIDEAAKQRPGLEKLKPLVGGQCAIVATPMNPFKLFQQMEATKSKAPAKPGDIAPEDIVVKEGETPFKPGPIVGELQKAGIPAAIEGGKIVIRKDKVLVEKGHKVPEELAKILPKLEILPMIVGMDLKGAFEDGIVYQRDILNVPVGYYPTMLATAARNATALGVSIVYPTKQTIGPLLGKAYRGASAVGVKAAIPTKDTIGPLLAKARAEMLAIAAQVPGLEDDRLKQQLTVAAAPAPQEKKVEKKEEEKKPEVSEEEAAAGLSALFG, encoded by the coding sequence ATGGCACACGTAGCATCTTGGAAGAAAGAAAAGGTCAAGGAGCTCGCCGACGTCATGGTAAAGAACCCGGTCGTCGCCATCGTCGATATCTATGGCATCCCGTCCCCTCAGATGCAGGACATGCGTCACGGGATGAGGAAGTTCGCCAACGTCATGATGACCAGGAACAATCTCCTCCTGATCGCCATCGATGAGGCAGCGAAGCAGAGGCCTGGCCTGGAGAAGCTGAAGCCGTTGGTCGGCGGGCAGTGCGCTATAGTCGCCACCCCCATGAACCCATTCAAGCTCTTCCAGCAGATGGAGGCTACCAAGTCCAAGGCCCCCGCCAAGCCAGGCGACATCGCCCCAGAGGATATCGTCGTCAAGGAGGGTGAGACGCCCTTCAAGCCCGGCCCCATCGTGGGCGAGCTGCAAAAGGCCGGTATCCCCGCAGCCATCGAGGGCGGCAAGATCGTCATCCGCAAGGACAAGGTCCTGGTAGAGAAAGGCCATAAGGTCCCTGAAGAACTCGCCAAGATCCTTCCTAAGCTCGAGATCCTACCCATGATCGTCGGTATGGATCTAAAGGGCGCTTTCGAGGATGGCATCGTTTACCAGAGGGATATCCTCAACGTCCCGGTTGGCTATTACCCGACCATGCTGGCCACTGCGGCCAGGAACGCAACCGCCTTGGGTGTGAGCATCGTCTACCCCACCAAGCAGACCATCGGTCCACTACTGGGCAAGGCCTATCGTGGCGCCTCTGCCGTTGGTGTCAAGGCGGCTATCCCCACAAAGGACACTATCGGTCCCCTCCTGGCGAAGGCCAGGGCAGAGATGCTTGCCATCGCCGCCCAGGTCCCCGGGCTGGAGGATGACCGTTTGAAGCAGCAGCTCACCGTGGCTGCCGCGCCTGCGCCTCAGGAAAAGAAGGTAGAGAAGAAAGAGGAAGAGAAGAAGCCCGAGGTCAGCGAGGAAGAAGCTGCTGCAGGCCTTAGTGCTTTATTCGGATGA